One Methylobacterium sp. SyP6R genomic window carries:
- a CDS encoding CaiB/BaiF CoA transferase family protein — protein MSDLAQRDYQPGAKGTLDGVRVLDLSRLFAGNVLTQILGDFGAEVIKVEPPEGDTLRAWKTEGIETHWKIYARNKKSLCLSMRDPRAVDLIRKLVPSCQVFVESFRPGVLETMGLSPEALHKLNPGLTIIRISGWGQDGPYAQRPGFGTVIEGFSGFASMNGFGDREPVLPPMYLADGVAGLYGASAAMIGLREVEVNGGRGQVIDLPLLDPLFAILSPQVANYRLTGKVKPRTGSRSTNSAPRNAYRCSDGLYVGLSGSIQRMTERLFRAIGRPDLVDDPRFRTNADRLRHADELDAIIGAFIGARTQAETVAFFEAAEVTIGPIYDASQIVKDPHVVARELVADYPDPEMGRLPMHHIVPRLGGTPGTIRTPAPRLGEHNRDLLAEIGVAGDAFDALVRDGVVCG, from the coding sequence ATGAGCGATCTCGCCCAGCGCGACTACCAGCCCGGTGCCAAGGGCACCCTCGACGGCGTCCGCGTCCTCGACCTCTCCCGCCTGTTCGCCGGTAACGTCCTCACCCAGATTCTCGGCGACTTCGGCGCCGAGGTGATCAAGGTGGAGCCACCCGAGGGTGACACGCTGCGCGCCTGGAAGACCGAGGGCATCGAGACTCACTGGAAGATCTACGCTCGCAATAAGAAGAGCCTTTGCCTGTCGATGCGCGATCCGCGCGCGGTCGACTTGATCCGTAAGCTCGTGCCGTCGTGCCAGGTCTTCGTCGAGAGCTTCCGGCCGGGCGTGCTGGAGACGATGGGGCTGTCGCCCGAGGCGCTGCACAAGCTGAATCCCGGCCTGACGATCATCCGTATCTCGGGATGGGGCCAGGACGGGCCCTACGCGCAGCGGCCCGGCTTCGGCACGGTGATCGAGGGTTTCTCAGGCTTTGCGTCGATGAACGGGTTCGGCGACCGCGAGCCCGTGCTGCCGCCGATGTACCTCGCCGACGGAGTGGCCGGGCTCTACGGAGCGTCGGCCGCGATGATCGGCTTGCGCGAGGTCGAGGTGAATGGCGGCCGGGGCCAGGTGATCGACCTGCCGCTGCTCGATCCGCTCTTCGCCATCCTCAGCCCGCAGGTGGCCAACTACCGGCTCACCGGCAAAGTCAAGCCGCGCACGGGATCGCGCTCGACCAACTCGGCGCCCCGCAACGCCTATCGCTGCAGCGACGGGCTCTATGTCGGCCTGTCGGGCTCGATCCAGAGGATGACCGAGCGGCTGTTCCGGGCGATCGGCCGGCCCGACCTCGTGGACGATCCGCGCTTCCGGACCAATGCCGACCGGCTGCGCCACGCCGACGAGCTCGACGCCATCATCGGGGCGTTCATCGGTGCCCGCACGCAGGCCGAGACAGTCGCGTTCTTCGAGGCGGCCGAGGTCACGATCGGGCCGATCTACGATGCCTCGCAGATCGTGAAGGATCCGCACGTCGTCGCCCGCGAGTTGGTCGCCGACTACCCTGACCCGGAGATGGGCCGGCTTCCCATGCACCACATCGTGCCGCGGCTCGGGGGCACGCCCGGCACGATCCGCACGCCCGCCCCGCGGCTGGGCGAGCACAACCGGGACCTGCTCGCGGAGATCGGCGTCGCCGGCGACGCTTTCGATGCGCTCGTCCGCGACGGCGTGGTCTGTGGATGA
- a CDS encoding LysR family transcriptional regulator, producing the protein MKLPADGVQAFVLIAELGSYHRAAEALGLTQTALTRRIQKLEGFLGLTLFDRTTRAVRLSSVGSEFLPLATRLIADFTQGIERLRATSRLSVGDVTVAMLQSVAFRQLPDVLNAYARDYPQNRVQILERSGVLVTEAVRQGEADFGIHIQQDDDTDLIEDQLMRDPLVLVCHRGHALAGAEAIRWADLSGIDLITLGGASGNRRLVEAELTAAGLPGRGRFVVESTPTAIALVSAGVGAAILPAASRATSVVEELVEVLLTEPMIHRTISLVRRRNVSLTPAASAFYIVLKARLSAMVA; encoded by the coding sequence ATGAAGCTGCCCGCAGACGGTGTTCAGGCCTTCGTGCTGATCGCGGAGCTCGGCAGCTATCACCGGGCCGCCGAGGCACTCGGGCTGACGCAGACGGCGCTCACCCGGCGCATCCAGAAGCTCGAGGGCTTCCTCGGACTGACCCTGTTCGACCGCACCACGCGCGCAGTGCGGCTCAGCTCGGTCGGAAGCGAGTTCCTTCCCCTCGCGACGCGCCTCATCGCCGATTTTACGCAGGGTATCGAGCGCCTGCGCGCAACCTCGCGCCTCTCGGTCGGCGACGTGACGGTGGCCATGCTTCAGTCGGTCGCATTCCGGCAGCTGCCGGACGTGCTGAACGCCTACGCGCGCGACTATCCGCAGAACCGGGTTCAGATCCTCGAACGCTCGGGTGTGCTCGTAACCGAGGCCGTTCGTCAGGGCGAGGCCGATTTCGGCATTCATATCCAGCAGGACGATGATACGGATCTCATCGAGGATCAGCTGATGCGCGACCCGCTCGTTCTGGTCTGTCACCGGGGCCATGCGCTCGCGGGCGCCGAGGCGATCCGGTGGGCGGACTTGAGCGGCATCGATCTCATCACGCTGGGCGGCGCGAGCGGCAACAGGCGCCTCGTCGAAGCGGAGCTGACGGCCGCGGGTCTTCCGGGGCGTGGGCGGTTCGTCGTCGAGAGCACACCAACGGCGATCGCCCTCGTGTCAGCCGGCGTCGGGGCAGCGATCCTGCCGGCGGCGTCGAGGGCGACCTCAGTCGTCGAAGAGCTCGTCGAAGTACTGCTGACCGAGCCCATGATCCATCGCACGATCAGTCTCGTGCGACGGCGCAACGTCTCTCTGACGCCGGCCGCGTCGGCCTTCTACATCGTGTTGAAGGCTCGCCTGTCCGCCATGGTTGCTTGA
- a CDS encoding branched-chain amino acid ABC transporter permease, with protein sequence MSARTLTAVAVLLIGLSLALPALATGYVVYIGNLLLVFVVLSLGLHIVIGEAGQFSLAHAAFYGIGIYTAALSAKVLGLPFWLALPAGGLLAALCGLAIGVLSLRMRDIYLALSTFAFGEAMQWVFLNWTPVTGGPNGLAIPPAEVFGHPILTDKAAFPLVAGVTLVIVALVAGLHASGLGRAFRAVRESEVAAAAVGINVRRTKLLAFTLSAFLAGAAGGLFTTFSTFIHPDSLGFQTTILVLTMIVVGGVGSVTGALGGAVAFGLVSELLRQVPSYQEMIYGGILILVMMYAPRGVFTLVGRR encoded by the coding sequence ATGAGCGCGCGCACCCTGACCGCCGTCGCGGTCCTCCTGATCGGGCTCAGCCTCGCGCTGCCGGCGCTCGCCACGGGCTACGTCGTCTATATCGGCAACCTGCTCCTGGTCTTTGTGGTCCTGTCGCTCGGCCTGCACATCGTCATCGGCGAGGCCGGCCAGTTCTCCCTCGCGCACGCGGCCTTCTACGGCATCGGCATCTACACGGCGGCCTTGAGCGCGAAGGTGCTGGGCCTGCCGTTCTGGCTCGCGCTCCCGGCCGGCGGCCTGCTGGCCGCCCTGTGTGGGCTCGCGATCGGGGTTCTGTCCTTGCGCATGCGCGACATCTACCTGGCGCTGTCGACCTTCGCTTTCGGCGAGGCGATGCAGTGGGTCTTCCTCAACTGGACCCCGGTGACGGGCGGGCCGAACGGGCTCGCCATCCCGCCGGCTGAGGTGTTCGGTCACCCGATCCTCACCGACAAGGCCGCCTTCCCGCTCGTCGCCGGGGTGACGCTGGTGATCGTGGCGCTCGTTGCCGGCCTGCACGCCTCTGGCCTCGGCCGCGCCTTCCGGGCGGTACGGGAATCCGAGGTGGCGGCCGCGGCGGTCGGCATCAATGTGCGGCGCACCAAGCTCCTGGCCTTCACCCTCTCGGCCTTCCTGGCCGGGGCGGCGGGCGGCCTGTTCACCACCTTCTCGACCTTCATCCACCCCGACAGCCTCGGCTTCCAGACCACGATTCTGGTCCTGACGATGATCGTGGTCGGGGGCGTCGGCTCGGTGACGGGGGCGCTCGGCGGCGCGGTCGCGTTCGGGCTGGTCTCGGAGCTGTTGCGGCAGGTGCCGTCCTACCAGGAGATGATCTACGGCGGCATCCTGATCCTCGTGATGATGTACGCGCCGCGCGGCGTCTTCACCCTCGTCGGCCGGCGGTGA
- a CDS encoding HpcH/HpaI aldolase/citrate lyase family protein, translated as MRSKLFVPGSRPELFAKAAAGAADALSFDLEDSVPPARKAEARDALSAYLRAAPGDLGKVVVVRVNAAGTAHFAADLAAMALPCTDMINLPMVEEPEAVTDAAAHLDRIREAGHIRLLVNIESPRGLRRAAELAAAHPRVAGLQIGYADLLEPCGIDRADQAALAHIRLTVRLAAAEAGLPAYDGAFAGVKDPDGYRAECEAARRHGFAGKSCIHPSQVAIANAAFLPSPAEIAWARRILEAAADAEARGLGAVLVDGQMVDPPFLSRARATLALADLQPGMEA; from the coding sequence ATGCGCAGCAAGCTGTTCGTGCCGGGATCGCGCCCGGAGCTGTTCGCCAAGGCCGCGGCGGGCGCGGCCGACGCCCTGTCCTTCGATCTGGAGGATTCCGTGCCGCCTGCCCGCAAGGCGGAGGCGCGGGACGCCCTCTCCGCCTATCTCCGCGCGGCGCCGGGCGATCTCGGCAAGGTTGTCGTCGTGCGGGTGAACGCCGCCGGCACCGCTCACTTCGCCGCGGACCTCGCGGCGATGGCGCTCCCCTGCACGGACATGATCAACCTGCCGATGGTCGAGGAGCCGGAGGCCGTCACGGACGCGGCCGCACACCTCGATCGTATCCGGGAGGCCGGGCACATCCGCCTGCTCGTCAACATCGAGAGTCCGCGGGGCCTGCGCCGGGCCGCCGAGCTGGCGGCCGCCCATCCGCGGGTGGCGGGCCTGCAGATCGGCTACGCCGACCTGCTGGAGCCCTGCGGCATCGATCGGGCGGATCAGGCGGCGCTCGCCCACATCCGCCTCACCGTCCGGCTCGCTGCGGCGGAGGCGGGCTTGCCGGCCTATGACGGGGCCTTCGCCGGCGTGAAGGACCCGGACGGCTACCGCGCCGAGTGCGAGGCCGCCCGCCGGCACGGCTTCGCCGGCAAGAGCTGCATCCACCCGAGCCAGGTCGCCATTGCCAACGCGGCCTTCCTGCCGAGCCCGGCCGAGATTGCGTGGGCGCGCCGCATCCTGGAGGCGGCGGCGGACGCCGAGGCGCGCGGGCTCGGGGCGGTCCTCGTCGACGGCCAGATGGTCGACCCGCCCTTCCTCAGCCGCGCCCGCGCCACCCTGGCGCTGGCCGATCTGCAACCCGGCATGGAGGCATGA
- a CDS encoding ABC transporter substrate-binding protein, protein MSKHSLCRIALAVGALAGLAAPARADEPGLTPTTIKIGMFGPLSGASMAYGFDVMNAARMYYDKINKDGGIHGRKIEIVQEDDRCNANDVVAAVKKLVEQDGVFLLNGGSCSAPVVAAKDYVVRSGVPWVMLNASGDGALYPPQPNIYGAFSISQRAMGGSVVEFASKELKAKKIAYINHDDAYGAWNLEGARFQAKDNGVTLVPEAVSPAITDVTAPVLKMRASGADALVIATYARPAQLILKKAQELGFNKPIVIAVNAIANLKQLSENVGSKEAFRNVYIEEVLAAKPGSEKLAWIYDLYKANYPNLAGKPDHPQVYMPYGIPSAMTVVRALQAAGPSPTRAKVIEALDRTDFDSGVMAGPIVLTKAEHAAQKSSTYFKFDGEGLTAVPGSFASRWTYQGQ, encoded by the coding sequence ATGTCCAAGCACAGCCTTTGCCGGATCGCGCTCGCCGTGGGGGCGCTCGCAGGCCTGGCGGCCCCGGCCCGGGCGGACGAGCCCGGACTCACGCCGACGACGATCAAGATCGGGATGTTCGGCCCGCTCTCGGGCGCCTCGATGGCCTACGGCTTCGACGTGATGAACGCCGCCCGGATGTACTACGACAAGATCAACAAGGACGGCGGCATCCACGGCCGCAAGATCGAGATCGTCCAGGAGGACGACCGCTGCAACGCCAACGACGTAGTCGCGGCGGTCAAGAAGCTCGTTGAGCAGGACGGTGTGTTCCTCCTGAACGGCGGGTCGTGCTCGGCGCCGGTCGTCGCCGCCAAGGATTACGTGGTGCGCTCCGGCGTGCCGTGGGTGATGCTCAACGCCTCCGGCGACGGCGCGCTCTACCCGCCGCAGCCGAACATCTACGGCGCCTTCTCGATCTCGCAGCGCGCCATGGGCGGCTCGGTGGTCGAGTTCGCCAGCAAGGAGCTGAAGGCGAAGAAGATCGCCTACATCAACCACGACGACGCCTACGGTGCCTGGAACCTGGAGGGGGCCCGCTTCCAGGCCAAGGACAACGGCGTCACGCTTGTCCCCGAGGCGGTGAGCCCGGCGATCACCGACGTCACGGCGCCGGTCCTGAAGATGCGCGCGTCGGGCGCCGACGCCCTGGTGATCGCCACCTATGCCCGGCCGGCCCAACTCATCCTGAAGAAAGCGCAGGAACTCGGCTTCAACAAGCCGATCGTGATCGCGGTGAACGCCATCGCCAACCTGAAGCAGTTGTCCGAGAATGTCGGCTCGAAGGAGGCGTTCCGTAACGTCTACATCGAGGAGGTGCTGGCGGCGAAGCCCGGCTCGGAGAAGCTCGCCTGGATCTACGATCTCTACAAGGCGAACTACCCCAATCTCGCCGGCAAGCCCGATCACCCGCAGGTCTACATGCCCTACGGCATCCCCTCGGCGATGACCGTGGTGCGGGCGCTTCAGGCCGCCGGGCCGAGCCCGACCCGCGCCAAGGTGATCGAGGCCCTCGACCGCACCGACTTCGACAGCGGCGTCATGGCCGGGCCGATCGTGCTGACGAAGGCCGAGCACGCCGCCCAGAAGTCGTCGACCTACTTCAAGTTCGACGGCGAGGGTCTGACCGCGGTGCCGGGCAGCTTCGCCAGCCGCTGGACCTACCAGGGCCAGTGA
- a CDS encoding 2-hydroxycarboxylate transporter family protein gives MSLPIAAGSSAASAVAQPARSRKTLWTRAMETRIGIIPLPVYVLLLVLIAAFSIKGKISGEVTVMIGVIVAGGFTCAEIGRRIPVLRAIGGSSLVTIFLPSFLVAHQLLPAPLVQSVTAFTKSTNFIYLFITAVVVGSILSMDRRVLIQGFAKIFIPLGLGSLAGITVGGCVGWLVGIGFWRSILYVVVPVMAGGVGEGAIPLSVGYAEALGADQGRMLGQILPLVFFGNLVAIVVCGALNTLGKSRPDLTGNGQLQPGPGEAGDPEKHDAAHSNTTSIDVATVAAGGITGIAIYILGTLIHSLIGLPAPVAMLFLIVAVKILNGVPAPLAEGARVVFRFFVIAVTYPLLFCTAVALTPWHELVEAFHPANLVTIVATVMALVATGYYVGRLLKMYPIETAIVNACHSGLGGTGDVMILTAAERMELMPFAQVATRIGGALTVTAAIVAMAHFKVL, from the coding sequence ATGAGCCTGCCCATCGCCGCCGGGTCCTCGGCTGCGTCCGCCGTCGCGCAGCCGGCCAGATCACGAAAGACGCTCTGGACGCGGGCGATGGAGACGCGGATCGGCATCATTCCGCTGCCCGTCTACGTACTGTTGCTCGTCCTGATCGCCGCCTTCTCGATCAAGGGCAAGATCTCCGGCGAGGTCACCGTGATGATCGGGGTGATCGTCGCGGGCGGATTCACCTGCGCCGAGATCGGCCGGCGCATCCCGGTCCTGCGAGCGATCGGCGGCTCGTCGCTCGTGACGATCTTCCTGCCCTCCTTCCTCGTGGCGCACCAGCTCCTGCCGGCGCCACTGGTGCAATCGGTCACTGCCTTCACCAAGTCGACGAACTTCATCTACCTGTTCATCACTGCCGTCGTGGTCGGCTCGATCCTGAGCATGGATCGGCGGGTGCTGATCCAAGGCTTCGCCAAGATCTTCATCCCGCTCGGCCTCGGCTCGCTCGCGGGGATCACGGTCGGCGGCTGCGTCGGCTGGCTCGTCGGCATCGGTTTCTGGCGTTCGATCCTCTACGTGGTCGTGCCGGTGATGGCCGGGGGCGTCGGCGAGGGGGCGATCCCGCTGTCGGTCGGCTACGCCGAGGCGCTCGGCGCCGACCAGGGCAGGATGCTCGGCCAGATCCTGCCGCTGGTGTTCTTCGGCAACCTCGTCGCGATCGTCGTTTGCGGGGCGCTCAACACGCTGGGCAAAAGCCGGCCGGACCTCACCGGAAACGGCCAGCTCCAGCCCGGTCCGGGCGAGGCGGGAGACCCTGAGAAGCACGATGCGGCGCACAGCAACACCACGTCCATCGACGTGGCTACGGTCGCGGCCGGCGGCATCACGGGCATCGCGATCTATATCCTGGGCACGCTGATCCACTCGCTCATCGGCCTGCCGGCTCCGGTGGCGATGCTGTTCCTCATCGTGGCGGTCAAGATCCTCAACGGTGTGCCCGCTCCATTAGCGGAAGGCGCGCGCGTGGTGTTCCGCTTCTTCGTAATCGCGGTGACCTACCCGCTGCTGTTCTGCACGGCGGTGGCGCTCACCCCCTGGCACGAGCTGGTCGAGGCGTTCCATCCAGCCAACCTCGTCACGATCGTCGCCACCGTGATGGCGCTGGTCGCCACCGGCTATTACGTCGGGCGCCTGCTGAAGATGTACCCGATCGAGACGGCGATCGTGAATGCCTGCCACAGCGGGCTCGGCGGGACCGGCGACGTGATGATCCTCACCGCTGCCGAGCGGATGGAGCTGATGCCGTTCGCCCAGGTCGCCACCCGTATCGGCGGGGCCCTCACCGTCACCGCCGCCATCGTGGCGATGGCCCACTTCAAGGTTCTGTGA
- a CDS encoding glutathione S-transferase has product MKIYFSPASPYVRKVMVVAHELGLADRIERLPSAAGPVQRDATIRQDNPLGQVPTFFTDDGTVLYDSRVICEYLDDLGGGRFFGSGAERWRNLTDAALGDGLLGAALLARYEAVLRPEPLRWADWSRGQLEKVTDAVDRMEATDLGARLDIGTVTLGCGLGYLDFRFPELDWRIGRPRVAAWYADFAQRPSMTATAPGG; this is encoded by the coding sequence ATGAAAATCTACTTCTCTCCCGCCTCGCCTTACGTCCGGAAGGTCATGGTGGTAGCGCACGAGCTCGGCCTTGCCGACCGGATCGAGCGTCTGCCGAGCGCGGCCGGTCCGGTCCAGCGCGACGCGACGATCCGGCAGGACAATCCCCTCGGGCAGGTCCCGACCTTCTTCACCGACGACGGCACCGTCTTGTACGACAGCCGGGTGATCTGCGAGTACCTCGACGACCTCGGCGGCGGCCGCTTCTTCGGGTCGGGGGCGGAGCGCTGGCGCAACCTGACCGACGCGGCACTCGGCGACGGATTGCTCGGGGCAGCGCTGCTGGCCCGCTACGAGGCGGTGCTCCGGCCCGAGCCGCTGCGCTGGGCCGACTGGAGCCGCGGCCAGCTCGAGAAGGTGACGGATGCCGTCGACCGTATGGAGGCGACGGATCTCGGGGCGCGCCTCGACATCGGAACGGTTACCTTGGGGTGTGGCCTCGGCTACTTGGATTTCCGCTTCCCCGAGCTGGATTGGCGCATCGGTCGCCCGCGCGTGGCGGCGTGGTACGCCGATTTCGCGCAACGCCCCTCAATGACGGCGACCGCGCCCGGGGGATAA
- a CDS encoding SDR family NAD(P)-dependent oxidoreductase — protein sequence MNRIALVTGGGRGIGQEVCHVLAGAGLTIAAADIDAESARRSAAELPGSGHAGYAVDVADEESVEALFAAVERDLGPVAVLVCNAGKLLLHEGRRPLIAETSLDNWQDMLGVNATGTFLCARAFLRRRQDEPVPHGRVVTFSSVAAQLGGYNASAAYIAAKAAVLGLTKAIAREGAPLGITANAVAPGLIDTDMMRLAAGGAGTTPASAANVPLGRLGQPRDVAEAVAFLASPASAYLTGTTLDVNGGYRMQ from the coding sequence GTGAACCGCATCGCGCTCGTGACAGGAGGGGGCCGCGGCATCGGGCAGGAGGTCTGCCACGTCCTGGCAGGGGCCGGCCTGACCATCGCCGCCGCGGATATCGACGCGGAGAGCGCCCGCCGCAGCGCGGCCGAACTGCCCGGGTCGGGCCATGCCGGCTACGCGGTGGACGTCGCCGACGAGGAATCCGTCGAGGCGCTGTTCGCGGCGGTCGAGCGCGACCTCGGACCGGTGGCAGTCCTGGTCTGCAACGCCGGCAAGCTCCTCCTGCACGAGGGCCGCCGGCCCCTGATCGCCGAGACCTCGCTCGACAATTGGCAGGACATGCTCGGCGTCAACGCCACAGGGACCTTCCTGTGCGCCCGCGCCTTCCTGCGGCGGCGTCAGGACGAGCCGGTGCCGCACGGGCGCGTCGTCACGTTCTCGTCGGTGGCGGCCCAGCTCGGCGGCTACAATGCCAGCGCCGCCTACATCGCCGCCAAGGCGGCCGTCCTCGGCCTGACCAAGGCGATCGCCCGCGAGGGTGCGCCGCTCGGCATCACCGCCAACGCGGTCGCCCCTGGCCTGATCGACACCGACATGATGCGGCTCGCCGCCGGCGGCGCCGGCACCACGCCGGCCTCCGCCGCCAACGTTCCGCTCGGCCGCCTCGGCCAGCCGCGCGACGTCGCCGAAGCCGTGGCGTTCCTGGCCTCGCCGGCCTCAGCCTATCTCACCGGCACCACGCTCGACGTGAACGGCGGCTACCGGATGCAGTAG
- a CDS encoding branched-chain amino acid ABC transporter permease: MDSEIVFLFLQQGIASGLVTGSVYALLALALVIVFRTTDVANFAEGEFYMAAAYLAFFLIALVGLPIWIAAPAMVVAIAAAAGLFQRVVLRRVAAARGVSVNLVIATLGLSYVLKGFVRATGFGDTPRSFPSVVPEGSITLGHASLSYLDLAILGAALAVMAAFFAIFNLTRTGRAMRAVGMNRRAAQLVGIHLGRTERLVWIFAGGISAIAAILIAPKLLMTAEMGGVVTLAFAAAIVGGFASLPGAVIGGFIIGIAENLVGLFVSTRAITVAPFVIIMLVLIFKPQGLFGGRLRVRKV, from the coding sequence ATGGATTCCGAGATCGTCTTCCTGTTCCTCCAGCAGGGCATCGCCTCCGGCCTCGTGACCGGCTCGGTCTACGCCCTGCTGGCGCTCGCCCTGGTGATCGTGTTCCGCACGACCGACGTGGCGAACTTCGCCGAGGGCGAGTTCTACATGGCCGCGGCCTATCTGGCGTTCTTCCTCATCGCGCTCGTCGGGCTGCCGATCTGGATCGCGGCGCCCGCGATGGTGGTGGCCATCGCGGCTGCGGCCGGCCTGTTCCAGCGCGTCGTGCTGCGCCGGGTCGCCGCGGCGCGGGGCGTCTCGGTCAACCTCGTCATCGCGACCCTGGGCCTGTCCTACGTGCTCAAGGGCTTCGTGCGCGCCACCGGCTTCGGCGACACGCCGCGCTCGTTCCCCTCCGTGGTGCCCGAGGGCTCGATCACGCTGGGCCATGCCTCCTTGAGCTACCTCGACCTCGCGATCCTGGGCGCCGCGCTCGCGGTGATGGCGGCCTTCTTCGCGATCTTCAACCTGACCCGCACCGGGCGGGCGATGCGGGCCGTCGGCATGAACCGCCGCGCCGCGCAGCTCGTCGGAATCCATCTCGGCCGCACCGAGCGGCTGGTCTGGATCTTCGCCGGCGGCATCTCGGCGATCGCCGCGATCCTGATCGCGCCGAAGCTCCTGATGACCGCCGAGATGGGGGGCGTCGTTACCCTCGCCTTCGCGGCGGCGATCGTTGGCGGCTTCGCCAGCCTGCCAGGGGCGGTGATCGGCGGCTTCATCATCGGCATCGCCGAGAACCTCGTCGGCCTCTTCGTCTCCACCCGGGCGATCACTGTCGCCCCGTTCGTCATCATCATGCTGGTCCTGATCTTCAAGCCGCAGGGCCTGTTCGGCGGCCGGCTCCGCGTGAGGAAGGTATGA
- a CDS encoding GntR family transcriptional regulator, translating to MTEILRGWILDGTVPAGERLEEVPLAERLGVSRTPLRAALTLLATERLLDYQPKRGYVVRRFGAEDVFAAYEVRASIEGLACRLAAANGVPDPVAAALRGCLAEGDRILSGGALAPGDLQPYQAMNERFHDAIILLSGNPWVERFVRQTHAIPFVSGRVILWHDYGVIRRSHDDHHRILAALVARDPARAEDLMREHVYFAGLFLRDNFDRVQARPGDEPAPIDP from the coding sequence GTGACGGAGATCCTACGCGGCTGGATCCTCGACGGGACCGTGCCGGCGGGCGAGCGGCTGGAGGAGGTGCCCTTGGCCGAGCGCCTCGGCGTCTCGCGCACGCCGCTGCGGGCGGCCCTGACCCTGCTGGCGACCGAGCGCCTGCTCGATTACCAGCCCAAGCGCGGCTACGTCGTCCGGCGGTTCGGGGCCGAGGACGTCTTCGCGGCCTACGAGGTCCGCGCCTCGATCGAGGGGCTGGCCTGCAGGCTAGCGGCGGCGAACGGCGTCCCGGACCCCGTGGCCGCGGCCCTGCGCGGCTGCCTGGCGGAGGGCGACCGCATCCTCTCGGGCGGCGCGCTGGCCCCGGGCGACCTCCAGCCCTACCAGGCGATGAACGAGCGTTTCCACGACGCGATCATCCTGCTCTCAGGCAATCCATGGGTCGAACGCTTCGTGCGACAGACCCACGCCATCCCGTTCGTGTCCGGCCGGGTGATCCTCTGGCACGATTACGGGGTGATCCGGCGCTCGCACGACGACCACCACCGGATCCTGGCGGCCCTCGTCGCCCGCGATCCGGCCCGGGCGGAGGACCTGATGCGCGAACACGTCTACTTCGCCGGGCTGTTCCTGCGCGACAATTTCGATCGCGTTCAAGCGAGGCCGGGCGACGAACCGGCCCCCATCGACCCATAG